Proteins encoded in a region of the Cytobacillus pseudoceanisediminis genome:
- a CDS encoding low molecular weight protein arginine phosphatase — MTKILFVCTGNTCRSPMAEAILKSKSLPGVEVKSAGVFAADGSEASPHTKSVLEEHGIPLQHQSSSMSKELIDWATYILTMTAGHKNTVLSMFPDAGDKTFTLKEFAGAAGDIIDPYGGPVEIYRNTFKDLTEAIEQMLDRVKRPD; from the coding sequence GTGACAAAAATATTATTTGTATGTACAGGAAATACTTGCAGAAGCCCGATGGCAGAAGCCATTTTAAAAAGCAAATCGCTCCCGGGTGTAGAAGTGAAATCGGCTGGAGTCTTTGCAGCAGACGGCAGCGAGGCGTCCCCGCATACAAAAAGTGTGCTGGAGGAGCATGGGATACCGCTGCAGCATCAGTCTTCCAGTATGAGTAAAGAGTTAATTGACTGGGCGACCTATATTTTAACAATGACAGCCGGCCACAAAAATACCGTTCTGTCCATGTTTCCTGATGCGGGAGACAAAACCTTCACACTAAAAGAGTTTGCCGGAGCCGCGGGAGATATTATCGATCCATATGGGGGACCGGTTGAGATATATAGAAATACATTTAAAGATCTGACAGAAGCGATTGAACAAATGTTGGATCGCGTAAAGAGACCAGATTAA
- a CDS encoding manganese efflux pump MntP: protein MSVMIGEILTLALMAFALGMDAFSVGLGMGMYKLRLRQIAKIGITIGLFHVWMPLLGMIAGRFLSNTFGAIAGYAGGGLLLLLGVQMIWSSFRDDEDSLITPVGIGLMIFALSVSLDSFSVGLSLGIYGAKTLLVLVFFGAGATILTWAGLLTGRKVQSWIGSYSEALGGAILLAFGVKLLFL, encoded by the coding sequence ATGTCTGTAATGATCGGGGAAATTTTAACACTGGCTCTAATGGCATTCGCATTGGGGATGGATGCCTTTTCGGTAGGTCTTGGCATGGGGATGTACAAACTCCGCCTCAGACAAATAGCAAAAATCGGCATCACCATTGGACTTTTCCATGTATGGATGCCTTTATTGGGAATGATAGCAGGCCGATTTCTATCAAATACATTCGGAGCCATTGCCGGTTATGCAGGCGGGGGATTGCTCCTTTTATTAGGTGTGCAGATGATTTGGTCAAGCTTCAGGGATGATGAAGACAGCTTAATCACCCCTGTGGGCATAGGGCTGATGATTTTTGCCTTGAGCGTCAGCCTTGATAGTTTTTCAGTAGGCCTCAGCCTCGGAATCTACGGTGCCAAAACCTTGCTTGTGCTCGTGTTCTTCGGAGCCGGGGCGACCATCCTCACATGGGCTGGCCTCCTCACTGGCAGGAAGGTACAAAGCTGGATCGGCTCCTACAGCGAGGCGCTCGGTGGTGCCATCCTCCTTGCCTTCGGGGTAAAACTCTTATTTTTATAA
- a CDS encoding TIGR01440 family protein, with protein sequence MIEQWKKELDIIIREFSEQVLLREKHIIVVGCSTSEVAGKSIGTAGTEQVAEMIFERLDKLHKDTGAALAFQCCEHLNRALVVERAVAEAKSLDEVTVIPHRTAGGAMAAYAYEHFKDPVMVEFVKADAGIDIGDTLIGMHLKHVAVPIRTSQKSVGEAHVTMAKTRPKLIGGARAIYERKPENESCS encoded by the coding sequence TTGATTGAACAATGGAAAAAAGAACTGGATATAATCATTCGTGAATTTAGCGAACAAGTACTTCTAAGAGAAAAGCATATTATAGTAGTTGGCTGCAGCACAAGTGAAGTGGCCGGGAAAAGTATCGGCACAGCCGGAACGGAACAAGTGGCTGAAATGATTTTTGAACGTCTGGACAAGCTCCACAAGGATACGGGGGCAGCTCTCGCCTTTCAATGCTGTGAACATTTGAACAGGGCACTCGTAGTTGAGAGGGCTGTTGCTGAAGCAAAAAGCCTGGATGAAGTAACCGTCATCCCTCACCGCACGGCCGGCGGCGCGATGGCAGCATATGCCTATGAACACTTCAAAGATCCCGTCATGGTAGAGTTTGTCAAGGCAGATGCGGGAATTGATATCGGCGACACCCTGATCGGCATGCATCTGAAGCATGTAGCCGTTCCGATCAGGACCTCACAAAAATCAGTGGGCGAGGCCCACGTCACCATGGCCAAAACCAGGCCGAAACTGATCGGCGGGGCACGGGCGATCTATGAACGTAAACCAGAAAATGAATCATGCAGTTAA
- a CDS encoding sigma-70 family RNA polymerase sigma factor has protein sequence MKENRRDRLDDLYRHYARPLYYYLYKMSGSKETAEDLTQETFIKATISLSFYKQEDVRAWLFKVARNAYLDEWRKRQRRKKVPFAGYLFSRDEMTSPYGLPEDEALNKESKKK, from the coding sequence TTGAAAGAAAACAGGCGGGATAGGCTGGATGATTTATATCGGCATTATGCCAGACCGCTTTATTACTATTTATATAAAATGTCAGGCTCCAAGGAAACAGCGGAGGATTTAACTCAGGAAACATTCATTAAGGCAACGATTTCTCTCTCTTTCTATAAACAGGAAGATGTAAGGGCATGGCTATTCAAAGTAGCAAGGAACGCCTATTTGGATGAATGGAGGAAACGGCAGAGGAGAAAGAAGGTTCCTTTTGCCGGCTATTTATTTTCCAGAGATGAAATGACAAGTCCCTATGGGCTGCCGGAGGATGAAGCATTAAATAAAGAATCGAAGAAAAAGTAG
- a CDS encoding methyl-accepting chemotaxis protein — MGEKKGYKFGLRKKLVFFITSLAIITYTTSAIFLYFLFPGIEEMLPFGEAVFTIITLGMGIFWSGVLAFFAAGFIIKPLQKLEKTALMAANGDIGQDAELSKSDDEIRSLGIAFNHMLFNLRDMVHKIDENFRETNEKVIAMSSESSAAAEQADSIARTISEISQGADSSAVSIQSTAESMEDVLRIAQEVQDTAKASQNVSGEMVQDLMESKKVIHSLISGIEKLARDNEESLQTVKRLEQNAVKVEQIIQLVGDIAAQTNLLALNASIEAAREGDHGKGFAVVAEEVRKLADESAQAVQGISELIKNIQEEVRNVVTQISYQVETANNEVKKGTKTNEVIEEMAKVVNEMAASVSAISGLVDNQMEGIQLTSTQSQEVAAIAEETSAGAQEVSAATQHQTAVIGNVERLAIELKEQAEKLNSTITKFKL; from the coding sequence ATGGGGGAGAAAAAGGGCTATAAGTTTGGCCTTAGGAAAAAGCTCGTATTCTTTATCACATCGCTGGCCATCATTACATACACCACAAGTGCCATATTTCTTTACTTTCTATTTCCTGGTATTGAAGAAATGCTTCCATTTGGAGAGGCTGTTTTTACTATTATAACTTTAGGAATGGGTATTTTTTGGTCAGGTGTTCTTGCTTTTTTTGCTGCAGGTTTCATTATCAAACCTTTACAGAAACTTGAAAAAACGGCACTCATGGCTGCCAATGGCGATATCGGCCAGGACGCAGAGCTTTCCAAGTCAGATGATGAAATCCGTTCATTGGGCATTGCATTCAATCATATGCTTTTCAATTTAAGGGATATGGTCCATAAAATTGACGAGAATTTTAGAGAAACGAATGAAAAGGTCATTGCGATGTCTTCCGAGTCTTCAGCAGCTGCAGAGCAGGCAGATTCGATTGCTAGAACCATTAGCGAAATTTCCCAGGGAGCAGATAGTTCTGCGGTTTCCATTCAATCAACAGCTGAATCAATGGAAGATGTCCTGAGAATTGCTCAGGAGGTCCAGGATACAGCAAAAGCATCACAAAATGTTTCCGGCGAAATGGTTCAGGACTTGATGGAATCAAAGAAAGTGATCCATTCACTTATTTCAGGTATAGAAAAATTGGCCCGCGATAATGAGGAATCATTGCAGACAGTGAAGCGCCTTGAACAAAATGCCGTGAAAGTGGAGCAGATTATTCAGCTTGTCGGTGATATTGCAGCGCAGACTAACCTTCTTGCTTTAAATGCTTCCATTGAAGCAGCCCGTGAGGGGGACCATGGCAAAGGGTTCGCCGTAGTCGCTGAGGAAGTGCGTAAACTTGCAGATGAAAGTGCACAGGCAGTGCAGGGCATCTCAGAATTGATAAAAAACATTCAGGAAGAGGTCCGCAATGTTGTTACGCAAATCTCTTATCAAGTGGAGACTGCTAATAATGAAGTGAAAAAGGGGACGAAAACAAACGAAGTGATTGAAGAAATGGCGAAAGTGGTCAATGAAATGGCTGCATCTGTGTCTGCTATTTCAGGCTTGGTTGATAACCAGATGGAGGGAATACAGCTTACATCCACACAATCCCAGGAAGTTGCGGCGATTGCTGAAGAAACATCAGCAGGCGCACAGGAGGTTTCAGCAGCCACTCAGCATCAGACTGCTGTGATTGGAAATGTAGAAAGACTGGCCATCGAGCTTAAAGAACAAGCGGAAAAATTAAATAGCACAATTACTAAGTTTAAACTTTAA
- a CDS encoding anti-sigma factor — protein MTDWNKDREKKIMAKYRFTLTFRVMRVIAACLLLFWVYMMAVNILSDAANSEKKHVFYSKVALDWKHPNLYEDFGGFVNKELTPFLTQKISYPISSQIGRESQTIGEVHIEKRLLNSYSTLKIQKYKPQNENIYRFSLPENPKSGKRLSAEGKPGVWASLDKIHDGTVAEMAFSTQSFMEPEDLLTLLEPYDLEVLWMPLYTGELKEFQTGYGSGGNSIELTSIYGLTGGREAGEDYMSESKLALNEEFMEENKKLMLKQMENLLKNESQSYYENFLGLDHLKERHQYLQKNGFTVYGAVVTGPVKELLKLKEEKQIRAPYLGEVDYWNWE, from the coding sequence ATGACTGACTGGAACAAAGACCGCGAAAAGAAAATCATGGCCAAATACCGTTTTACCTTAACATTCAGAGTAATGAGGGTCATCGCTGCCTGTCTGCTTTTGTTCTGGGTTTATATGATGGCCGTGAATATATTATCCGATGCCGCCAATAGTGAAAAGAAGCATGTATTTTACAGCAAGGTAGCTCTTGATTGGAAGCATCCGAATCTATATGAGGATTTTGGTGGTTTTGTTAATAAAGAACTAACACCCTTTCTGACACAGAAAATATCTTATCCGATTTCCAGCCAGATTGGCCGCGAATCTCAAACAATCGGGGAGGTTCACATTGAGAAAAGGCTGCTAAATTCGTATTCAACCTTAAAAATCCAGAAATATAAGCCGCAAAACGAAAACATTTACCGTTTCTCTCTGCCTGAAAATCCGAAAAGCGGAAAAAGGCTATCAGCTGAAGGGAAACCAGGTGTTTGGGCATCTCTTGACAAAATACACGACGGGACTGTGGCGGAAATGGCATTTTCCACACAGTCATTCATGGAACCTGAAGATCTTCTGACCTTGTTAGAGCCCTATGACCTGGAAGTCCTTTGGATGCCGCTCTATACAGGGGAACTGAAGGAATTTCAGACGGGGTATGGAAGCGGAGGCAACTCAATCGAATTAACATCCATTTATGGTCTGACTGGAGGAAGGGAAGCAGGAGAAGATTATATGTCAGAGTCGAAATTGGCTCTTAATGAGGAATTTATGGAAGAAAATAAAAAGTTGATGCTGAAACAGATGGAAAACCTGTTAAAAAATGAATCTCAAAGCTATTATGAAAACTTTTTAGGACTGGATCATCTGAAAGAACGTCATCAATATCTGCAAAAAAACGGCTTCACTGTCTATGGAGCAGTCGTTACCGGCCCGGTAAAAGAGCTATTAAAGCTAAAAGAAGAAAAGCAAATCCGTGCGCCATACCTTGGCGAAGTGGATTATTGGAACTGGGAATAA
- the gsiB gene encoding glucose starvation-inducible protein GsiB produces the protein MAKNNNNNNDKMSREERGRMGGEATSRNHDKEFYQEIGQKGGEATSQNHDKEFYQEIGQKGGEATAENHDSEFYQEIGQKGGEATAENHDKEFYQEIGRKGGEATSENHDRDFYEEIGRKGGNSND, from the coding sequence ATGGCTAAAAACAACAATAATAACAACGATAAAATGTCTCGTGAGGAAAGGGGACGCATGGGTGGAGAAGCAACAAGCCGCAACCATGATAAGGAATTCTATCAGGAAATAGGCCAAAAGGGCGGAGAAGCAACAAGCCAGAACCATGACAAGGAATTCTATCAGGAAATAGGCCAAAAAGGCGGAGAAGCAACAGCGGAAAATCATGATAGTGAATTCTATCAGGAGATTGGCCAAAAAGGCGGAGAAGCGACAGCGGAAAATCATGACAAGGAATTCTATCAGGAAATTGGACGCAAAGGCGGAGAAGCAACAAGTGAAAACCATGACCGCGATTTCTACGAAGAAATCGGCAGAAAAGGCGGCAACTCGAACGACTAA
- the spoIIR gene encoding stage II sporulation protein R, with translation MNTKTIVKLYVLILSLGTILSLYIPQTEVTADEPMVIPSEAIRLRILANSDNEEDQAIKRKVRDAINAEITEWVADLTSIEDARELIQSRLPEIQKIAEEVVADEGSDQKVNADFGKVSFPTKLYGQFLYPAGEYEAILITLGEGKGANWWCVLFPPLCFLDFSNGVAVSEGFEEGEKKGEVKAEEIAADTDSEKETAPVYTEEDEEPVEVKFFLAEIWEKIFG, from the coding sequence ATGAATACAAAAACGATTGTGAAATTATATGTACTGATTTTATCCTTAGGAACCATTTTAAGTTTATATATACCGCAAACAGAAGTGACGGCAGATGAGCCGATGGTCATACCAAGTGAGGCAATCAGGCTGCGCATTCTGGCCAACAGCGATAATGAAGAAGACCAGGCGATTAAGAGGAAAGTAAGGGACGCAATAAATGCAGAGATCACTGAGTGGGTGGCAGATTTAACTTCAATCGAAGATGCACGTGAACTGATCCAGTCCAGATTGCCTGAGATTCAAAAGATTGCAGAAGAAGTTGTAGCTGATGAAGGATCTGATCAGAAAGTAAATGCCGACTTTGGAAAAGTCAGCTTCCCGACGAAATTATACGGACAGTTTTTATATCCGGCTGGCGAATACGAAGCGATCTTGATCACTCTTGGCGAAGGAAAAGGAGCCAACTGGTGGTGTGTGCTTTTCCCTCCTCTTTGCTTCCTTGATTTCTCAAACGGTGTGGCTGTAAGCGAAGGCTTTGAAGAAGGAGAAAAGAAGGGAGAAGTAAAAGCAGAAGAAATCGCTGCTGATACAGATTCCGAAAAAGAAACAGCACCTGTTTATACAGAAGAAGATGAAGAACCTGTGGAAGTAAAATTCTTTTTAGCTGAAATATGGGAGAAAATCTTCGGTTAG
- a CDS encoding RNA polymerase sigma factor: MSCLPEQYRSILYLREFESFSYSEIQEALDLSENQVKVTLHRARKKLTQLADEHWREKHD; this comes from the coding sequence ATGAGCTGCCTGCCGGAACAGTATCGGTCCATTTTATATTTAAGAGAATTTGAGTCTTTTAGCTATAGTGAAATCCAGGAGGCGCTGGATCTATCGGAAAATCAAGTAAAGGTGACACTGCATCGGGCCCGGAAAAAGCTGACACAGCTCGCCGATGAACATTGGAGGGAAAAACATGACTGA
- the glyA gene encoding serine hydroxymethyltransferase → MKHLAQQDEQVFKSIQEELGRQRSKIELIASENFVSEAVMEAQGSVLTNKYAEGYPGRRYYGGCEHVDVVEDLARDRAKEIFGAEHVNVQPHSGAQANMAVYFTVLEQGDTVLGMNLSHGGHLTHGSPVNFSGVQYNFVEYGVDKETHRINYDDVLEKARQHKPKLIVAGASAYPREIDFKRFREIADEVGAMLMVDMAHIAGLVAAGLHQNPVPFADFVTTTTHKTLRGPRGGMILCKEEYAKKIDKSIFPGIQGGPLMHVIAAKAVAFGEALQEDFKTYAGNIISNAKKLAEALQAEGIDLVSQGTDNHLLLVDLRSLGLTGKVAEKVLDEVGITVNKNTIPFDPESPFVTSGFRIGTAAVTSRGFGEKEMQEIASIIAFTLKNHEDEGKLQEAAQRVEALTGSFTLYPEY, encoded by the coding sequence ATGAAGCATTTAGCACAGCAGGATGAGCAGGTTTTCAAGTCGATTCAGGAAGAATTGGGACGCCAGAGATCAAAGATTGAATTAATCGCTTCTGAAAACTTTGTCAGTGAAGCGGTAATGGAAGCACAGGGTTCTGTTTTAACAAACAAGTATGCTGAAGGCTACCCAGGCCGACGCTATTATGGCGGTTGTGAACATGTGGATGTAGTCGAAGATTTAGCACGTGACCGTGCGAAGGAAATTTTCGGAGCAGAGCATGTGAACGTGCAGCCGCACTCAGGTGCACAGGCAAATATGGCTGTATACTTCACTGTCCTTGAACAGGGAGACACTGTTCTTGGCATGAATCTATCCCATGGTGGTCATTTAACTCATGGCAGCCCTGTTAACTTCAGCGGCGTGCAGTACAATTTCGTCGAATATGGGGTGGATAAAGAAACACATCGCATCAATTATGATGATGTGCTTGAAAAGGCCCGTCAGCATAAACCGAAACTAATTGTAGCGGGTGCAAGTGCCTATCCGCGTGAAATTGACTTCAAGCGTTTCCGTGAAATTGCCGATGAAGTCGGTGCCATGCTGATGGTTGATATGGCTCATATTGCAGGTCTTGTAGCTGCTGGGCTTCATCAGAATCCGGTTCCGTTCGCGGACTTTGTTACAACTACCACGCACAAGACATTACGTGGACCGCGCGGCGGCATGATTCTCTGCAAAGAAGAATATGCGAAGAAAATTGATAAATCCATTTTCCCTGGAATCCAGGGCGGTCCTTTAATGCATGTTATTGCGGCAAAAGCGGTTGCCTTCGGCGAAGCGCTTCAGGAAGACTTCAAAACATATGCAGGCAATATTATTTCTAATGCCAAAAAGCTGGCGGAAGCATTGCAGGCTGAAGGAATTGACCTTGTATCACAGGGTACAGACAACCATCTGCTCTTAGTTGATCTCCGCTCCCTTGGTTTAACAGGGAAAGTTGCTGAGAAAGTACTTGATGAGGTCGGCATTACAGTCAACAAAAACACGATTCCTTTCGATCCGGAAAGCCCATTCGTGACAAGCGGCTTCCGCATCGGAACAGCGGCTGTTACGTCCCGCGGATTTGGCGAAAAAGAAATGCAAGAAATTGCATCCATTATTGCCTTCACACTAAAGAATCATGAAGATGAAGGGAAGCTTCAAGAAGCGGCTCAGCGCGTCGAAGCCTTAACAGGCAGCTTCACTTTATACCCTGAATATTAA
- the rpiB gene encoding ribose 5-phosphate isomerase B, with translation MKIAIASDHGGLNLREEIKSLMDEMNIEYEDFGCECETSVDYPDYALPVAEKVAGGEFDKGILICGTGIGMSISANKVKGIRCALVHDVFSAKATREHNDSNILAMGERVIGPGLAREIAKVWLSTEFEGGRHENRVGKITAYETK, from the coding sequence ATGAAAATTGCAATTGCATCAGACCATGGCGGACTTAATCTCCGCGAGGAAATCAAAAGCCTAATGGATGAAATGAACATTGAGTATGAGGATTTCGGCTGTGAATGCGAAACTTCAGTAGATTATCCGGATTATGCATTGCCTGTTGCTGAAAAGGTAGCAGGAGGGGAATTCGATAAAGGCATTCTGATCTGCGGGACGGGGATTGGCATGAGCATCTCCGCTAACAAAGTGAAGGGAATTCGCTGTGCGCTTGTGCATGATGTATTCAGTGCCAAAGCAACCCGTGAACATAATGACAGCAACATCCTCGCTATGGGTGAACGAGTGATTGGCCCAGGCCTGGCTCGTGAAATTGCAAAAGTGTGGCTTTCAACGGAATTTGAAGGCGGCCGCCATGAAAACCGTGTAGGAAAGATTACAGCTTACGAAACGAAGTGA